AACTGTAAGTATTAAATAAACCAATTTCATAAATTCAGCGAAGAATGATCTTTCCTAAAGACTTGCAGAACTGCCAGGCGGAAATAAGTAAAGGAGCAAACCCTCTTTTATAAAATCGAATGGAAATCTGAGTGATAATTCTGTTTGACCAGTGGAATTTATAATGTTCAGTTCCCCTTAAAAAATCATAAATTTTAATATTCTCCCTGATCGCCTTCTCAATAGCCATACCTATAATTAAATTACCGATACTTATCTGAGGTCTGAAGGCTTTATCTACAGCCATTGAGTAGAGATAAAGGATATCATTATATTTAAGATGAAGGAGGCCGGCTATATATTTATCATTAAATGTCAAAAAGTCTAATTGAAAATAAGGATTACCCCTTTCATGGATTCTAATAAAAAATTTCTGCAGAAACATTGTAAAGGATTTTGATAGAGCTCTACTCTTTTCATAGATAGTAAAAAAACTCTGTAGCTCTCCGGTCAAATCCCCATCTCCACCGCTTGAATAAGTAATGAGCCCTACCGCCCCCTCTCTTCTTAAGAGATTCAGATGCCTCCTGAACTGCTGCCTCCTGTGATTGGATAGGGAGGCGAAAAAATCATCTGTATTTTGAGGCAGCACAGTGACAGGACAGAAAAAACTTGGCTTTACGTGAATATACTTGCCTTGCTGCTCCATTTTTTCATAAAGATATAGAAAAAAAACAGATTGAGCATGAATGGGGCATAATTCCATTATATCCCAATCTCTTTCACTCATGAGAAAATCATAAATTAATTCTGACACTTCTTTTTCATAGCCTCGCTTTATGATTACATCGAGATAATCAGAGCCGCATTCGGGATAACCCAGAAAATATAACCTTCTTATTTTTAAGATAGAAGAGGGTGATTTCTCAATGTAAAAGGGCGCGATACCAATTATGTTCGTATTTTCTTCTACTAGAAGAATAAATAGGGATCGCATATTATTCCAGTTACACTCAGCCCAAGTAAACAACCACTCCCATGTTAGAAAAATCGTATTCGAGGAAGATCTTACTAAAAGCTCATTCCATTTTTCTCTGATACTTTTCCATTCCTCAAATGAATTAATTTTCCTTATGTTCATTGAAGTAGAAAAAACCTATAGATTCAAATTTAAAATCTTTTAATATGCTTTCTATCTTTGAAAGGGTTTTGCGAATATTGAAATAGTGCCTGAAAGAGGATCTGAGCCCTGCCCTTAAACGAGGCTGTTCTGTATCTATTTCCCAGGGATGAATATAAAGGATCGCCATACTCTTTTCCTTCTCATTTAATCTCTTAATGGCATATTTTATAAATTCAACAGGAAGAAGCCTCAAATATCCTCCTCCAGCAACTGGAATATTTAAACCTAAAAATCTCAGTGTGGAAGGTGGATACTCCATTATTGAACCTGCCTCTGTCTTAATAATGTGAGGGAATCTTTTTGCTTCAGGAATTCCATATACATCATGATGAATTGGAAAAATACTTGAATCGTAAACATATCCCTCTTCAACAAGAATATCAAGGGCCCATAAAGTCTTCTTTGAAATTGAATAGCTTGGAGCCCTGTAGCCAGCTATCCTTATACCGATTATATCCTCAAGAATTCTTTTTGAAATCTGGACATCCCGTCTAAACTCATCAGGAGATAAATCGTAGATAAGTTTGTGGTTATAACCGTGGGAGGCAATCTCGTGTCCGCTTTCATAAATATCTCTCACAAGAGCAGGATACCTTTCAGCAACCCATCCCAACATAAAAAAGGTCGCCCTGACTGAAAATTTGGCCAGCACTTCAAGAATTTTGTATACATTTCTATCCACTCTGCATTCGAAATTATTCCATTCTTCAAATTTAATACAATGAGCAAAGGCAGACACCATGAAATAATCTTCTACATCAACAGTCAGAGCATTAATCATAATTGAAAATCAACCGTAAACCTTTTTATAAATCTCGCTTACAACTAATTCAAGCTGTCTTATTTTTAAGTCACACCTTACAAGGGCTTCCTTAATCTTTCTAAAATCACCATTAACATTTTTAATCGTATCTGATGCCATTTTAATATCCGGTCTATTACCTAAATCCTTTATTACATCACTAACAACAGAACTGTTTATAACCTTGGTTTTTTCTGAAAAAGCTATCAAAAGTAAAAAATCACACAAAATATTTACAAGTCTGGGCACGCCCTTGCTGTATTCAAAAATCTGCTCCATCACTCCATCTTCAAATTTTACTGCATCCCGGTTGCCGGCAATTTCAAGGCGGTGGAAAATGTATTCTTCCATTTCCTCCCTGCTTAAAGGATTGAGATGTGTATAAACAGCGATTCTCTGTCTCAACTGAGCAAGCTGGGGACTCGCAAGCTTGCGGTCAAGTTCGGGCTGCCCGACAAGAATAATTTTTAGAAGTTTTTCTTTTTCAGTTTCTAGATTGGATAATAATCTTATCTCTTCCAGCTGATCGTAACTCAAATTATGAGCCTCATCTATTATTAAAAGGGTTTTCTTTTCTTCAATATAATTATTGATCAAAAAATCTGTCAGATCTTTTAAAAGCACAGGCTTATCCCTGTTCTCAATTTTTAAACCGAACTCCTGATTTATCATTGAAATAAGTTGACTTGATGTGAGCATTGTATGGGAGAGACTTGCTACATCCACAGCATTAGATATTTTTTTTAAAAATGCCCTTATCAGAGTTGTCTTACCTGTTCCGATTTCTCCAGATATGACGATGAAATTGCAGCTGCTTAACATCCCGTATTCAAGATAGGTTAGTGCCCTTCTATGGGCCCTTCCTGAATAAAAAAAATCAGGATCAGGCGTCAACTGAAAGGGATTTTCTCTGAATCCAAAAAAGGAATTATACATTTCAGAAAATATGCCTGTATTTAATGGTTATTATATTTTCTTCATATTCATCCCTGTCAATGCTTGAATTGTAAGAAGTGTACCCGTAACTCAGGATAAGATTATCCTTTTCACTTATTGAATAATCAAGAGCTGTTGAAATCATGTACCGCTCTCTTTCTTCTTTTTCAGGTCTAAGTCTTTCATTTCTGTAACCTGCACTTATCCTATGCTGAAACCATGGATTATAATTTAAAGTTATACCTGGGCTTATGGCATAAGACTCATCGACTCGATCGGTTTCTAAATATTTACTCTTTTCATGAATAAGATTAAGGTTATAAATAATTCCTGTCCCGTACCTTATCGAAATTTCCTCTGACCTTACATCATAAATTCCGAGCTGAGCAGATGGTAAGGTATCTCTTCTTACATTAAAAGTCACATCGCCTTTGTCAAGAGCCCTGCTAAAGGATAATCTGTACAGAATAAATTTTTTATCAGTTCTGTCACCGAAATTAATATATCTGTACCCAACGGACATAGTCATATTGCTTTTTTGGGAGAATTGATGGGAATAATATAAAGAATTGGTAATCAGCTCACTGTCCTCTCCTCTTTCAGGTCTATGCATTATAAAAATTGATTCGATTCCGGCTGCTGCTCTCAGGCTTAATTTCTTTTCAAATCTATTAAAAAATTCATGCATGACCCTATCAATACCTTCTGGATCCCTGAACCAGATGTTATAATATCGATAACCTGGATTCATCACCAAAGTATCGGTGAGATTTATTTTCAGATAGGGTGAAGCGGAAAAAATATTTCTGTCAGTCTTGTTCACCGTAATATTTGTCTCTGTTGATGGACGCCTGGGATCAATGATAGTCTTTGAAAATTCATCGGATAAATCAAGATATAAGAAATTTTTTACGATATCTATCTTTGTAGAGGCGTTCAGCAAATGGGAAGTATCATCATCTTTAAGTCGGCTGTAATAAATCCATCTGAAGGTATAATCTAATGACATATCAAGTCTTATAGTTCTGTAGATGATATTGAAAGATGGTTCTATATAAGATATATATTCATGAGTCTTATCCGATGCCGATAGATAAAGGTTGTCATTGTATTCCTCTGATAAGGAAAGGGATGTCTTTATTTTTAGGTCAGCAGCCTCAGCCCGGAAGAAAAAGCATAAAACTAAAAAAATGCAAAGTGCTATGAAATATCTTTTCTCTGCCACATCATCGCCCGTCAAAATAGTAAGGATATTTTATCCTTATCAGGGAAGAAGGAAAACAGTTCAGAACAATACCGATTATCCTTTCTTTATTTAGAAGTGAAAGTGCCTGCCTGACAGAGTTCTTAGTCGTTTTTTTATCATTAATCACAAGAAGAACAGCCTCAGAAAGAAAGGCAAGCTGAATAGTATCGGCCGACGAAAGAATGGGTGGAGAATCGAGTATAATGTATTGATATCTTCGCTTCATCGCCTGAATGAATATTTTCATCTTTTCCTGCAGATACCTATCATTTATATCCTTCCCGCAGAAGACGATATCAAGATTTCCTATGTTAGTAGTCATTATAATCTTTGATAAATCAAAAGAGCCTTCAAGATAATGAGAAAGGCCGCTATTTTCGTTAATTCCAAGATAGTGATGTATAGATGGATGCTTGAGGTCGGCATCAATAAGAAGTATTCTGAAATCAGACGATAGTGCAAGACTTACAGACAAATTTAAAGCAACAAGACTCTTACCGGCACCTGCATCAGGACTTGTAACGAGCAAAGTCCTGTTCTCTTCTATCGCATGATCCTTAAAGATTCTTGCCTTTAACTTTCTGAACTGCTCAGATTCAAAAGAATCGGGTCTAATGAGACTTACCACATAGGGGCTGACATTATTAAGATCGACCACCACAGGCTGAGGATCACCCGAAAAGTTATCTTCAAGGTTTTGTGCGACAAGATATTTTTTTTCCTTAAGGACTCTATTAAACGCTCTCTCCAGTATATCCACTTAGACCTCCTAAAAATTAATTATCCTAAATCCTAAATATTTAAAAAGAATTTCATTTAACCATACAAAAAAGATCAGTAATAAATAGACACCTGATGCTAGCAGTATTCTATTTTCCCTTGTCTTGCTAAAATAAGAATCAGGTATAATTTCGGGTATTACAGAAAGCACTGGTAATCTTAATTCTGATTCTATTTCATTTTCATCATTAAATCTTCCAGAAATGTAAAAAAGAGCAATCACAATTCCCGAAGCCAAGCTCAGCCCTATCAAAAAACCAGCAAGAATTAAACTAGACCTGTCAGGTTTTTTGGGATAGTGCGGAACCTTTGCATATTCTGCGATTAAAATTGATTTTGGTATACCGACCAGTTCTAACTGGGCAGCCTCAATCTTCTGGAAAAGATCATCGTAGAGTTTTTGATAGACCGATTTTTCACGCTGCAGATTAAGCCATTCCTGCCTTTCGCGCGATAATTTTTTTAATTTCTCCTCTGCGACAATTTGCTGACCGGATATCTCTGATATCTGGGTTTTGACTCTCTCTATCTCGCTTTCAATTTTTTTGATCTCCTCGTTTATTGAATATATGACAGGATTTTCACTATTATCAGGATATTTTTTCATGTGATCTATCTGTTTTTTTAACTCCTCGATCTCCATCCTTGTCTTTATTACATCAGGATGATTATCAGTATACCTAGCACTTAAGTTCAGCAGCTGATTGTTCAGTCTTGATAACCTCATAAAAGGAGACTCCTCAATTTCTGTCCCTCTGTAAGCAACGCTATGTGCATCGGTTAATTGTTTGGCCAGGCTCTCTCTGGTAGCCTCGAGCTCCTTTAATTTGATTTCTAATTCTATTCGTGAAGCATGCAGGGCTTCAAAACCCCTGAGTAAGGGTGATTCCCTTTCAGGCACAAAATTTGGATTTCTATTTAGAAAATCCTGAATGAGTTTATTTATCTGATCAAGTTTTTGTTCATATTCAAGTAGCTTTTTTTGCGAGAACTCAGTTATACCAGATATGGTATTTTTCCGGATGGTATTTAAATATTCAATATAATCTCTGATCAAGGTGTTAACAAAATCTGCCGCGTATATGGGATCTTTATGTCTGAAAAAGACCTTAACTTGAAAAATATTTCTTTCCCCTATTGTGTTAATATTGATCTTCAGTCTTGATTTTGTTTCTGATACAATTCTATCTTCGATTAAATTTTTATTTGATGCTGGATAAATCTTCTTAAGGGAATTTCTGACAAGTTCTTCTGAAAAGAGTCCCTCTTTAATCATGGATAATTTTGAATCCACATTCAGCACTCTTGAACCTCTTAAAAAGGTACTCTCAAAAAGGGTATTCTCTACGAGAAAGGTAGAAGAAGCCTCATATTCAACAGGCATGAGGAAGCTACCCCAGGTAAAAATGGAAAGAATAACAAGAAAAATAATAATAAAAAATTTTTTTCTGCGAAGAATCTGAAACCAGTAATAACGAATATTTAATGAAGGATTTTCTGATATATTCATATTGTCTCCTTAAAACATTCCTGTTTTTACGATCACTATATCACCAGGCATGAGAGCCAGATCTCCTTCCAAATCACCATTTTTCATAATATCACCAACCCTAACTGAAAGTTTCTTTACTCTTCCCTCTTCTCTTCTCACTACGACTACATCATTTTGCTTTGCAAATTCAGTAAACCCTCCACACTGAAGAATGGCATCAACAACTGTGAGGCCTTCTTTATAGGATAGGAGTGAGGGATTTCTGACTGCTCCCATAACCTTAATTCTATTGTTAAAGTTATCAGCAAGTAAAATTATATCCCCTGGTTTCAATATTATATCCTGTGTCAGATCACCTTTTAAAAGGTTAGATAAATTAACAATTAATTTTTTGCCCTCTCTTATAATTGAGGAATTACGAAAATCAATATCTTCTAAAGAGCCTACTTGAGCAAGCAATTGTAACAAAGACGTTTTTCTTTTTAATTGGATGACACCTGTTGATCCCTCTCGAGTGCCAGCCTCAACTGGAGAACTACTTCTCTGTTTTACAACATAGACCTTATAATTATTTATTTCTGAAACCATGATGCTTACGACTGGTGCCTTTATATATCGGGAGAGCTCATTCTCAATTATCTTTTTGACCTCCATGGGAGTTCTGCCTGCTACCTTGATGTCGCCGATAAGATGAA
This DNA window, taken from Thermodesulfovibrionales bacterium, encodes the following:
- a CDS encoding GNAT family N-acetyltransferase codes for the protein MRSLFILLVEENTNIIGIAPFYIEKSPSSILKIRRLYFLGYPECGSDYLDVIIKRGYEKEVSELIYDFLMSERDWDIMELCPIHAQSVFFLYLYEKMEQQGKYIHVKPSFFCPVTVLPQNTDDFFASLSNHRRQQFRRHLNLLRREGAVGLITYSSGGDGDLTGELQSFFTIYEKSRALSKSFTMFLQKFFIRIHERGNPYFQLDFLTFNDKYIAGLLHLKYNDILYLYSMAVDKAFRPQISIGNLIIGMAIEKAIRENIKIYDFLRGTEHYKFHWSNRIITQISIRFYKRGFAPLLISAWQFCKSLGKIILR
- a CDS encoding DUF3473 domain-containing protein, with the translated sequence MINALTVDVEDYFMVSAFAHCIKFEEWNNFECRVDRNVYKILEVLAKFSVRATFFMLGWVAERYPALVRDIYESGHEIASHGYNHKLIYDLSPDEFRRDVQISKRILEDIIGIRIAGYRAPSYSISKKTLWALDILVEEGYVYDSSIFPIHHDVYGIPEAKRFPHIIKTEAGSIMEYPPSTLRFLGLNIPVAGGGYLRLLPVEFIKYAIKRLNEKEKSMAILYIHPWEIDTEQPRLRAGLRSSFRHYFNIRKTLSKIESILKDFKFESIGFFYFNEHKEN
- a CDS encoding XrtA-associated ATPase, with translation MYNSFFGFRENPFQLTPDPDFFYSGRAHRRALTYLEYGMLSSCNFIVISGEIGTGKTTLIRAFLKKISNAVDVASLSHTMLTSSQLISMINQEFGLKIENRDKPVLLKDLTDFLINNYIEEKKTLLIIDEAHNLSYDQLEEIRLLSNLETEKEKLLKIILVGQPELDRKLASPQLAQLRQRIAVYTHLNPLSREEMEEYIFHRLEIAGNRDAVKFEDGVMEQIFEYSKGVPRLVNILCDFLLLIAFSEKTKVINSSVVSDVIKDLGNRPDIKMASDTIKNVNGDFRKIKEALVRCDLKIRQLELVVSEIYKKVYG
- a CDS encoding TIGR03016 family PEP-CTERM system-associated outer membrane protein yields the protein MAEKRYFIALCIFLVLCFFFRAEAADLKIKTSLSLSEEYNDNLYLSASDKTHEYISYIEPSFNIIYRTIRLDMSLDYTFRWIYYSRLKDDDTSHLLNASTKIDIVKNFLYLDLSDEFSKTIIDPRRPSTETNITVNKTDRNIFSASPYLKINLTDTLVMNPGYRYYNIWFRDPEGIDRVMHEFFNRFEKKLSLRAAAGIESIFIMHRPERGEDSELITNSLYYSHQFSQKSNMTMSVGYRYINFGDRTDKKFILYRLSFSRALDKGDVTFNVRRDTLPSAQLGIYDVRSEEISIRYGTGIIYNLNLIHEKSKYLETDRVDESYAISPGITLNYNPWFQHRISAGYRNERLRPEKEERERYMISTALDYSISEKDNLILSYGYTSYNSSIDRDEYEENIITIKYRHIF
- a CDS encoding CpsD/CapB family tyrosine-protein kinase; the protein is MDILERAFNRVLKEKKYLVAQNLEDNFSGDPQPVVVDLNNVSPYVVSLIRPDSFESEQFRKLKARIFKDHAIEENRTLLVTSPDAGAGKSLVALNLSVSLALSSDFRILLIDADLKHPSIHHYLGINENSGLSHYLEGSFDLSKIIMTTNIGNLDIVFCGKDINDRYLQEKMKIFIQAMKRRYQYIILDSPPILSSADTIQLAFLSEAVLLVINDKKTTKNSVRQALSLLNKERIIGIVLNCFPSSLIRIKYPYYFDGR
- a CDS encoding polysaccharide biosynthesis/export family protein, which gives rise to MKNILIILYFIFIPAITWSFDGDYLIGEEDILRISVWGNPEMTAELPVRPDGKISFHLIGDIKVAGRTPMEVKKIIENELSRYIKAPVVSIMVSEINNYKVYVVKQRSSSPVEAGTREGSTGVIQLKRKTSLLQLLAQVGSLEDIDFRNSSIIREGKKLIVNLSNLLKGDLTQDIILKPGDIILLADNFNNRIKVMGAVRNPSLLSYKEGLTVVDAILQCGGFTEFAKQNDVVVVRREEGRVKKLSVRVGDIMKNGDLEGDLALMPGDIVIVKTGMF